The following are encoded together in the Perca fluviatilis chromosome 23, GENO_Pfluv_1.0, whole genome shotgun sequence genome:
- the gpr37b gene encoding prosaposin receptor GPR37b: protein MLILPPRTLFVLLAHAHVILCIRNNGEVRAKEDSNTSAYSARTLHGSLRESHQNKAWDRVLSPGYATGASSAELQAQRAIIRGPLNSTHPWKRVFAGETRRIGHSKRDFSRTVTPVEDPNAVSHWDPTRHHNKRIKLNGGFSSTGTPAGGHYNAAKLSSIGRGDGGGGPEEGDRHKRGTKDEQKKASKRGRNRLNKSSGVLAQPHASPWEPIPKPLALTSTDLPFDLFTRRTEFFTFREENPWDATPITPPSSQDFGDEIKNPFYPVTSETYGAYAITCVSGVIFLVGIAGNIAILCIVCQNYYMKSISNSLLANLAVWDFVLIFFCLPMVVFHELTKSWLLGEFTCKVVPYVEVASLGVTTFTLCALCIDRFRAATNVQMYYEMIENCTSTTAKLAVIWIGALLLALPELLIRQLVAEDTGIPDEPPVERCIIRISTSLPDMLYVLGLTYEGARLWWCFGCYFCLPTLFTIGCSLVTARKIRRAEQASVRSNKKQIRLESQMNCTVVALAIVYGACVVPENICNIVSAYMAAGVPEHTMSVLHLLSQLLLFCRAAVTPALLLLLCRPLGRAFLDCCCCCCCNHEPSSATASDDNEHECTTELELSPFSTIRRELSNYTPAGSNC from the exons ATGCTGATTCTGCCGCCTAGGACGTTATTTGTGTTATTAGCCCACGCGCATGTAATATTGTGTATAAGAAACAATGGAGAAGTACGGGCTAAAGAGGACAGCAACACCAGCGCATACTCTGCAAGGACTTTACACGGGTCACTCCGGGAGAGTCATCAAAACAAAGCCTGGGACCGCGTGCTCTCGCCAGGGTACGCCACAGGTGCGTCCTCGGCGGAACTGCAGGCGCAGCGGGCAATTATCCGAGGGCCCCTTAACTCCACTCACCCCTGGAAGAGGGTGTTTGCAGGAGAAACGAGGCGAATTGGACACAGCAAACGCGACTTCAGTAGGACTGTGACACCCGTGGAGGATCCCAACGCTGTCTCACATTGGGACCCGACGCGCCACCACAATAAGAGGATAAAGTTGAATGGCGGTTTTAGTAGTACGGGGACGCCAGCAGGTGGACACTACAATGCGGCTAAGCTCTCTTCAATAGGGCGGGGAGACGGAGGAGGGGGACCCGAGGAGGGCGACAGGCACAAGAGAGGCACAAAAGACGAGCAGAAGAAAGCCTCGAAGAGGGGGAGAAACCGGCTGAACAAAAGCTCAGGGGTTTTGGCTCAGCCTCACGCGTCACCGTGGGAACCCATCCCCAAGCCGTTGGCCCTCACCTCCACCGACCTGCCCTTTGACCTCTTTACCAGGAGGACCGAGTTCTTCACTTTCAGAGAGGAGAACCCATGGGACGCCACGCCGATCACCCCTCCCAGCTCGCAGGATTTCGGGGACGAGATCAAGAATCCCTTTTACCCGGTGACAAGTGAGACTTACGGCGCTTATGCGATCACATGCGTCTCCGGGGTTATCTTCCTGGTGGGGATAGCGGGTAACATTGCCATCCTGTGCATCGTGTGCCAGAACTACTACATGAAGAGCATCTCCAACTCACTGCTGGCCAATTTGGCTGTCTGGGATTTTGTGCTCATCTTCTTCTGCCTGCCCATGGTGGTTTTCCATGAGCTGACAAAGTCCTGGCTGCTGGGGGAATTCACCTGCAAAGTGGTGCCCTATGTGGAG GTGGCCTCCCTTGGTGTGACCACCTTCACCCTGTGCGCTCTGTGCATCGACCGCTTCCGTGCAGCCACCAACGTCCAGATGTACTACGAGATGATCGAGAACTGCACCTCCACTACCGCTAAGCTAGCTGTCATCTGGATTGGTGCTCTCCTATTGGCCCTCCCAGAGCTCCTCATCAGACAGCTGGTGGCAGAGGACACAGGAATCCCAGACGAGCCTCCCGTTGAACGCTGTATTATCAGGATATCCACCTCACTTCCTGACATGCTCTACGTGCTGGGCTTGACCTACGAGGGCGCTCGGCTGTGGTGGTGCTTCGGCTGCTACTTTTGCCTCCCTACCCTCTTCACCATTGGGTGCTCCTTGGTGACCGCACGCAAGATCCGGCGTGCAGAGCAGGCCAGCGTGCGCAGCAACAAGAAGCAGATCCGGCTGGAGAGCCAGATGAACTGCACCGTCGTGGCGCTGGCAATTGTCTACGGTGCGTGCGTGGTGCCTGAGAACATCTGCAACATAGTTTCTGCGTACATGGCGGCCGGTGTTCCTGAGCACACCATGTCTGTGCTCCATCTCCTCTCCCAGCTGCTGCTCTTCTGTCGGGCCGCTGTGACGCCGGCGCTGCTGCTTCTCCTGTGTCGCCCGCTGGGCAGGGCCTTCCTggactgctgctgttgctgctgctgtaaccACGAGCCCTCCTCAGCCACTGCCAGTGACGATAACGAACATGAGTGCACCACCGAGCTTGAGCTGTCGCCGTTCAGCACCATCCGCAGGGAGCTGAGTAACTACACACCTGCTGGCTCCAACTGCTAA